Proteins from a genomic interval of Clostridium cochlearium:
- a CDS encoding L-lactate dehydrogenase — protein sequence MYMEKKGIKISIIGAGFVGATTAYALMMEGLASEIVIVDINKDKSEGEAMDLSHGVSFVKPVNIIAGDYKDTKDSDIVIITAGTGPKPGETRLDLINKNYEIFKGIVPEVVKYSPKSILLVVSNPVDILTYVTYKLSGFPPERVIGSGTVLDTSRFRYLLGEHFKIDVRNVHTYILGEHGDSEIAAWSLTNVAGISVDDYCKDICKGCEGNFKNRIPEEVKNAAYEVLERKGYTSYAIALAVRRIVEAIIRDEDSILTVSTLLRGEYDIHDIYMGIPSIIGETGIKKVLEVKLSEDEEKQLKESAKVLKENLNKIPIK from the coding sequence ATGTATATGGAAAAGAAAGGGATCAAAATATCTATAATAGGGGCAGGATTTGTAGGAGCAACTACTGCATATGCTCTTATGATGGAAGGATTAGCCTCTGAAATAGTTATAGTTGATATAAATAAAGATAAATCAGAAGGAGAAGCTATGGATTTATCTCATGGTGTTTCCTTTGTAAAACCTGTAAATATTATAGCTGGAGATTATAAAGATACTAAAGATTCGGATATAGTTATAATAACAGCAGGAACGGGACCAAAACCAGGAGAGACTAGATTAGATTTAATAAATAAAAATTATGAAATATTTAAAGGTATAGTTCCTGAAGTTGTAAAATATAGTCCTAAATCAATTTTACTTGTGGTTTCAAACCCAGTAGATATATTAACTTATGTAACTTATAAGTTATCGGGATTTCCTCCAGAAAGGGTAATAGGATCAGGAACAGTATTAGATACATCAAGATTTAGATATCTTTTAGGAGAACATTTTAAAATAGATGTTAGAAATGTTCATACCTACATATTAGGAGAACATGGTGATTCTGAAATAGCAGCATGGAGTTTAACTAATGTGGCAGGTATAAGTGTAGATGATTATTGCAAAGATATATGCAAAGGTTGCGAAGGAAACTTTAAAAATAGAATTCCAGAAGAAGTAAAAAATGCAGCTTACGAGGTTTTAGAAAGAAAGGGATATACTTCCTATGCAATAGCTTTAGCTGTTAGAAGAATAGTAGAAGCTATAATAAGAGATGAAGATTCTATTTTAACTGTGTCTACATTATTAAGAGGTGAATATGATATACATGATATATATATGGGAATACCTTCTATAATAGGAGAAACGGGAATAAAAAAGGTGCTTGAGGTAAAACTTAGTGAAGATGAAGAAAAACAACTTAAAGAATCTGCAAAAGTTT
- a CDS encoding zinc-ribbon domain-containing protein, which produces MADKNLVCKDCGKDFVFTEGEQEFYKEKGFENEPVRCPDCRRARKQQNNRGFRR; this is translated from the coding sequence ATGGCTGATAAGAATTTAGTTTGTAAAGATTGTGGTAAAGACTTCGTTTTTACTGAAGGAGAACAAGAATTCTACAAGGAAAAAGGTTTTGAAAATGAACCAGTAAGATGTCCTGATTGTAGAAGAGCTAGAAAGCAACAAAACAACAGAGGATTCAGAAGATAA
- a CDS encoding DEAD/DEAH box helicase, whose product MKNLKFNNLGLNEDILKAIEDMGFETPSKIQAEVIPVVLQGFDVIGQAQTGTGKTLAFGAPVLNSISNESKNVKSIILAPTRELAIQVYKELTTIAKYTKFKLLPVYGGDSIERQIRSLKKGIDIVIGTPGRVQDLINRGALNLSYIEFLVLDEADEMLNMGFVDDIENILKSCNENRRTLLFSATMPNEIKKIAKKYMKKDAKHVAIAQDSMTVSSVEQFYYEVKPKNKFESLCKVLSVDEPTRAIIFCKTKKGVDELVASMKEKGFNAEGMHGDMTQNHRLNTLNKFKERSIPFLVATDVAARGIDVKDTSHVINYDLPQDTESYVHRIGRTGRANKKGTAYTFVTPKEFSSLKKIQKISKSKISKRQLPTMDDVLKAKFDSILNDIEETLSKDDYNTFIPLVKDLENKFDLTNVTAALMNILYNDEISYNYDDNNVDSDLLDTTRIFLNVGRKDRLNPKILLEFLDNNANINKSQVGSIDILDKFTFVDIASDRVGDLMDNCIDKTLCRRKLNVEVAKKSK is encoded by the coding sequence ATGAAAAATTTAAAATTTAATAATTTAGGACTTAATGAAGATATACTTAAAGCAATTGAAGATATGGGGTTTGAAACTCCTTCTAAAATTCAAGCTGAAGTTATACCCGTTGTTTTACAAGGATTCGATGTTATAGGTCAGGCTCAAACAGGTACTGGTAAGACTCTTGCCTTTGGTGCTCCTGTTTTAAATAGCATTAGTAATGAATCTAAAAATGTTAAAAGCATAATACTAGCTCCTACAAGGGAACTCGCTATTCAGGTATATAAAGAGCTTACAACTATAGCAAAATACACTAAATTCAAATTACTACCTGTCTACGGAGGAGATTCTATAGAAAGACAAATAAGAAGTTTGAAAAAAGGAATAGACATTGTAATAGGAACTCCTGGAAGGGTTCAAGATTTAATTAATAGAGGTGCTCTTAATCTATCCTATATTGAATTTCTTGTTCTTGACGAAGCAGATGAAATGCTTAATATGGGCTTTGTAGATGACATAGAAAATATACTAAAAAGTTGTAATGAAAATAGACGTACTTTATTATTTTCTGCAACAATGCCAAATGAAATAAAGAAAATAGCTAAAAAATATATGAAAAAAGATGCTAAACATGTGGCTATAGCTCAAGATTCTATGACAGTATCATCTGTAGAACAATTTTATTACGAAGTTAAACCAAAAAATAAATTTGAATCTTTATGTAAAGTACTTTCTGTTGATGAACCAACAAGAGCTATAATATTTTGTAAAACCAAAAAAGGTGTAGATGAATTAGTAGCATCTATGAAAGAAAAAGGATTTAATGCAGAGGGAATGCATGGTGACATGACACAAAATCATAGATTAAATACTTTAAATAAGTTCAAAGAAAGAAGCATACCTTTTCTTGTAGCCACTGATGTAGCTGCAAGGGGCATAGATGTTAAAGATACAAGTCACGTTATAAACTATGATTTGCCTCAAGATACAGAATCTTATGTTCATAGAATTGGTAGAACTGGAAGAGCCAATAAAAAAGGTACAGCTTATACTTTTGTTACACCTAAAGAATTTAGCTCTCTTAAAAAAATACAAAAAATTAGTAAAAGTAAAATCAGTAAAAGACAATTGCCTACTATGGACGACGTATTGAAAGCTAAATTTGATAGTATTTTAAATGATATCGAAGAAACTTTATCAAAAGATGACTATAATACTTTTATACCTTTAGTTAAAGATCTAGAAAATAAATTTGATCTAACAAATGTTACCGCAGCTTTAATGAACATATTATATAATGACGAAATTTCATATAATTATGATGACAATAATGTAGACTCTGATTTATTAGATACTACTAGAATATTTTTAAATGTAGGTCGTAAAGATAGGCTTAATCCTAAAATTTTGTTAGAGTTTTTAGATAATAATGCTAATATAAATAAAAGCCAAGTTGGAAGTATAGATATACTAGACAAATTTACTTTTGTTGATATAGCATCAGATCGTGTCGGCGATTTAATGGATAACTGCATAGATAAAACTCTATGTAGAAGAAAATTAAACGTAGAAGTAGCTAAAAAATCCAAATAA
- the hypD gene encoding hydrogenase formation protein HypD produces the protein MNKKNMNYIDEFNNFDTSKKILESIYNKTGKEIRIMEVCGTHTTTIVKNGIKNLLPKNIKLISGPGCPICVTPTSYIDAIIELTKIKDIIISTFGDVMSVPGSKSSLKICKALGKDIRVIYSPLQAIEIAKKNSEKEVIFLGIGFETTAPIIAIAIDKAKKESIKNFSVFQSIKTMPSIIRTILSDKNSTPLQCKLFRKTCNLQNPVGVCMASREGTCAIYYKYG, from the coding sequence ATGAATAAAAAAAATATGAATTATATAGATGAGTTTAACAATTTTGATACTTCGAAAAAAATATTAGAGAGTATTTATAATAAAACAGGAAAAGAAATAAGAATAATGGAAGTATGTGGAACTCATACTACTACCATAGTTAAAAATGGTATAAAAAATTTGTTGCCTAAAAATATAAAGTTAATATCTGGACCAGGATGTCCAATATGTGTAACCCCTACATCATATATAGATGCAATTATAGAGCTTACAAAAATAAAAGATATAATAATATCAACCTTTGGAGATGTTATGTCTGTTCCTGGTTCTAAAAGTTCTCTTAAAATATGTAAAGCTTTGGGAAAGGATATTAGAGTAATATATTCTCCACTACAAGCCATTGAAATTGCAAAGAAAAATTCTGAAAAAGAAGTGATTTTCTTAGGAATTGGATTTGAAACCACAGCTCCAATAATAGCAATAGCTATAGATAAGGCAAAAAAAGAAAGTATAAAAAACTTTAGTGTTTTTCAATCTATAAAAACTATGCCCAGTATTATAAGAACTATACTATCAGATAAAAATTCTACTCCATTACAATGTAAATTGTTTAGGAAAACTTGTAATTTACAAAATCCAGTAGGAGTATGTATGGCATCAAGAGAAGGAACTTGTGCTATATATTATAAATATGGATAG
- a CDS encoding HypC/HybG/HupF family hydrogenase formation chaperone yields the protein MDIGDYILIHAGCAIEKINEKQAKETLKLFEEILSYE from the coding sequence GTGGATATAGGGGATTATATTTTAATACATGCTGGATGCGCTATAGAAAAAATAAATGAAAAACAGGCAAAAGAAACCTTAAAATTATTTGAAGAGATTTTAAGCTATGAATAA
- a CDS encoding hydrogenase maturation protease, with the protein MKTIKIIAIGNKIMGDDGIALKVLEKIQRDIYKTNSKVEIIFGETDFIYCLNKISNGDKVIIIDAISLGYPLGKVKFIEYKKPTSNLNSQHKNNLMDMIMLYKKNVKFYVIGIQVNDICFR; encoded by the coding sequence TTGAAGACTATAAAAATTATCGCCATAGGAAATAAAATCATGGGAGATGATGGTATAGCCTTAAAAGTTTTAGAAAAAATTCAAAGAGATATTTATAAAACTAATTCTAAAGTAGAGATAATTTTTGGAGAAACAGATTTTATATACTGCTTAAATAAAATTTCTAATGGAGATAAGGTCATTATAATAGATGCTATATCTTTAGGATATCCATTGGGAAAAGTTAAATTTATTGAGTATAAAAAACCTACAAGTAATCTTAATTCTCAACATAAAAATAATCTTATGGATATGATAATGCTTTATAAAAAAAATGTGAAATTCTATGTAATAGGAATACAAGTTAATGATATTTGTTTTAGATAA
- a CDS encoding nickel-dependent hydrogenase large subunit, which produces MSNGKCPILKSKQNIPRQVIDLTLENIKKNKDKKINLIWLEASGCSGNIISLLNAEDPDVIYLLREMVNMTYNNSLMAEEGERAFERFLETLDTEFILVVEGAVSTKDNGLYNVIAKYNDKYITGMEAVAMAGKKAKYVLAVGTCASYGGPTAARPNPSESKSVYDFLDRKVIRVPGCPSHPIWAIGTLAHIILYGEPELDRENRPIIFYGVTIHDRCERRAYFDNEKEITENVHYSWYKSDKESITPEEAYIEGDVYKKGAYSWVKAPRYNGYAMEVGPLARMWLSGEYTRGISTMDRTIARVLETKKICNIIENLLNNIKPQSANQKIYKVPNKAKGIGLRDTTRGALGHWINIEEEKIKNYTIITPSTWNLSPQDSYGVKGVVEEALIGTYIKDVKNPVEIGRIVRNFDPCISCATHVISDENFDINIRIT; this is translated from the coding sequence TTGTCAAATGGAAAATGTCCTATACTAAAAAGCAAACAAAATATTCCAAGGCAAGTGATTGATTTAACTTTAGAAAATATAAAAAAGAATAAAGATAAGAAAATAAATCTTATTTGGTTAGAAGCCTCAGGATGCTCAGGAAATATTATATCTTTACTAAATGCAGAAGACCCAGATGTAATATATTTACTTAGAGAAATGGTGAATATGACCTATAATAATAGTCTTATGGCAGAAGAAGGAGAAAGGGCTTTTGAAAGGTTTTTAGAAACTTTGGATACAGAATTTATTCTAGTAGTAGAAGGGGCTGTTTCCACAAAAGATAATGGATTATATAATGTTATAGCTAAATATAATGATAAGTATATAACTGGTATGGAAGCCGTGGCCATGGCTGGGAAAAAAGCTAAATATGTTTTAGCTGTAGGCACTTGTGCATCTTATGGAGGACCTACTGCGGCAAGACCTAATCCTTCAGAAAGTAAAAGTGTATATGATTTTTTAGATAGAAAGGTAATTAGAGTACCAGGTTGTCCTAGTCATCCTATATGGGCTATTGGCACATTAGCTCATATTATATTATATGGTGAGCCAGAATTAGATAGGGAAAATAGACCTATAATTTTTTATGGGGTAACCATTCATGATAGATGTGAAAGAAGAGCTTATTTTGATAATGAAAAAGAAATTACTGAAAATGTACATTATTCTTGGTATAAATCAGACAAAGAAAGTATAACACCAGAAGAAGCATATATTGAAGGGGATGTTTATAAAAAAGGTGCATATAGTTGGGTTAAAGCTCCTAGATATAATGGATATGCTATGGAAGTAGGACCTTTAGCTAGAATGTGGTTAAGTGGAGAATACACTAGAGGAATATCTACTATGGATAGAACTATTGCTAGAGTATTAGAAACTAAAAAAATATGCAATATAATAGAAAATCTTTTAAATAATATAAAACCACAATCTGCAAATCAAAAAATATATAAAGTACCTAATAAAGCTAAAGGTATAGGTCTTAGAGATACTACCAGAGGTGCTTTAGGACATTGGATAAACATAGAAGAAGAAAAAATCAAGAATTATACAATTATTACACCATCTACTTGGAATTTATCACCGCAGGATTCTTATGGAGTAAAAGGAGTGGTGGAAGAAGCTTTAATTGGAACTTATATAAAAGATGTTAAAAATCCTGTAGAAATTGGCAGAATAGTTAGAAACTTTGACCCATGCATTTCCTGTGCAACCCATGTTATAAGTGATGAAAATTTTGATATTAACATAAGAATTACTTGA
- a CDS encoding DegV family protein translates to MRDFEIFTDSCSDLPKEYIKEKNIKFARLTCTYDDKTYFDDFGESLSYKKFFDDLRNGTIAKTSQPSVDEFYSNFKKIIDSGKDVLYICVSTGLSGSENSATIAKNMILEEYTEVNIYIVNVLTASLGQGIMVMKAVEMKEEGKSLGEIVEYIEKNKQRLNTFMTVDDLNHLKRGGRLSTAAAMIGTVFSIKPILSIDTDGRVISIDKARGRKSSLKKLADLLLERIEEAEKQIIGISHGDCIDEVLKLKDAILSKINVKDVIINYTGPAVGTHGGPGNVAIFFMGKERKIL, encoded by the coding sequence ATGAGAGATTTTGAAATATTTACAGATTCATGTAGTGATTTGCCTAAGGAATATATTAAAGAAAAAAATATAAAATTTGCTAGACTTACATGCACATACGATGATAAAACCTATTTTGATGATTTTGGTGAAAGTCTATCATATAAAAAATTTTTTGATGATTTACGAAATGGAACAATAGCTAAAACTTCTCAACCAAGTGTAGATGAATTTTATAGCAATTTCAAGAAAATAATAGACAGCGGTAAGGATGTTTTATATATATGTGTTTCTACAGGTTTAAGTGGATCAGAAAATAGTGCAACTATAGCTAAAAATATGATATTAGAAGAGTATACTGAAGTAAATATATATATAGTAAACGTTTTAACAGCCTCTCTTGGACAAGGTATAATGGTAATGAAGGCGGTTGAAATGAAAGAAGAAGGTAAATCTTTAGGGGAAATAGTAGAATATATAGAAAAAAATAAGCAAAGATTAAATACTTTTATGACTGTAGATGATTTAAACCATCTAAAAAGAGGAGGAAGATTATCTACAGCTGCAGCTATGATAGGAACTGTTTTTAGTATAAAGCCTATATTATCAATAGATACAGATGGAAGGGTAATATCTATTGATAAAGCTAGAGGTAGAAAAAGTTCATTAAAAAAATTGGCGGATCTATTATTAGAAAGAATAGAAGAAGCTGAGAAACAAATAATAGGCATATCCCATGGTGATTGCATAGATGAAGTTTTAAAACTTAAAGATGCTATTTTATCAAAAATTAATGTAAAAGATGTAATAATAAATTATACAGGTCCAGCAGTAGGAACCCATGGAGGACCAGGTAATGTAGCTATATTTTTTATGGGAAAAGAAAGAAAAATATTATAG
- a CDS encoding YkgJ family cysteine cluster protein: MSNTKLKSLGKNYLGENILFNENDTNKIYDKITNVLMSEIYNKQLSVSKGREFLNKIYKLYDEGNEQFEKYASCSKGCSDCCCLYVECTAIEAELIRDYVQANFPKDDKELFMNKVKELLPTIPSPYEIKENIKIAHNYLSKKIPCVFLSDEKTCMIYPVRPFNCRKFLSISSPEKCDIGGKVNKISPSINNIGTLSINVLSLSVTRFKNLKYDSNKDFDALHKSIPLWFKDGFSEINRLK; encoded by the coding sequence TTGAGTAATACTAAGCTTAAAAGTTTAGGCAAAAACTACTTAGGAGAAAACATATTATTTAATGAAAATGATACTAATAAAATTTATGATAAAATAACAAACGTACTTATGTCAGAAATATATAATAAGCAATTAAGTGTAAGTAAGGGTAGGGAATTTTTGAATAAAATATATAAGCTTTATGATGAAGGCAACGAACAATTTGAAAAATATGCATCTTGTAGTAAAGGTTGTAGTGATTGTTGTTGTCTTTATGTAGAATGTACCGCGATAGAAGCAGAACTTATTCGTGATTATGTACAAGCTAATTTTCCAAAGGACGACAAGGAACTTTTTATGAATAAAGTTAAAGAATTATTGCCAACAATTCCTTCTCCCTATGAAATAAAAGAAAATATTAAAATTGCGCATAATTATTTAAGCAAAAAAATACCCTGTGTATTTTTATCTGATGAAAAAACTTGCATGATATACCCTGTAAGGCCCTTTAATTGTAGAAAATTTCTCTCCATAAGTTCTCCAGAAAAATGTGATATAGGAGGAAAAGTAAATAAAATTAGTCCTTCTATCAACAACATAGGAACATTGAGTATTAATGTACTATCTTTATCTGTTACAAGATTTAAAAATCTAAAATATGATAGTAATAAAGATTTTGATGCATTGCATAAGTCAATACCTTTATGGTTTAAAGATGGATTTAGCGAAATAAATAGATTAAAATAA
- a CDS encoding dipeptide epimerase, whose product MKITDIKLGRISVPLRTPFKTALRTVNSVEDIIVEIHTDTGNIGFGEAPPTGVITGDTTGAIIGAIEDHIKKTIIGMNVENFEEIMLKLNNCILKNTSAKAAVDIALYDLYGQLYNAPLYKLLGGYRNKIITDITISVNEPEEMAKDSIDAINRGYNTLKIKVGKDSKKDMERMKAIRKAVGYDVNLRIDANQGWRPKEAVKILRDMEDVGLQIEFVEQPVSAHDIDGLKFVTDNVAIPVLADESVFSPMDALNILQRRAADFVNIKLMKTGGIYNALKICSLAEIYGVECMIGCMLEAKVSVTAAVHLACAKNIITKIDLDGPVLCKEDPVKGGALFEEYMITLTDDPGLGIKSIENVKYI is encoded by the coding sequence ATGAAAATAACTGATATAAAGCTAGGTAGAATATCTGTACCTCTTAGAACACCATTTAAAACTGCTTTAAGAACTGTTAATAGTGTGGAAGATATTATAGTAGAAATACACACTGATACAGGTAATATAGGATTTGGAGAAGCACCACCAACAGGGGTTATAACAGGAGATACTACAGGAGCTATAATAGGAGCAATAGAGGATCATATAAAGAAAACAATAATAGGTATGAATGTAGAAAATTTTGAAGAAATAATGTTGAAATTAAATAATTGCATTTTAAAAAATACTAGTGCAAAAGCAGCAGTGGATATAGCACTATATGATTTATATGGACAATTATATAATGCACCTTTATATAAGCTATTAGGTGGATATAGAAATAAGATAATAACTGATATAACTATTAGCGTAAACGAACCAGAAGAAATGGCAAAGGATAGCATAGATGCAATAAATAGAGGATATAATACATTAAAAATAAAAGTAGGAAAAGATTCAAAAAAAGATATGGAGAGAATGAAAGCAATAAGGAAAGCAGTAGGATATGATGTAAATCTTAGAATAGATGCAAATCAAGGTTGGAGGCCAAAGGAAGCAGTAAAGATACTAAGAGATATGGAAGATGTAGGATTACAAATTGAATTTGTAGAGCAGCCCGTATCAGCACATGATATAGATGGATTAAAATTTGTAACAGATAATGTAGCTATACCTGTTTTAGCGGATGAAAGTGTATTTTCACCAATGGATGCTTTGAATATTTTACAAAGAAGAGCAGCGGATTTTGTAAATATAAAACTTATGAAAACCGGGGGAATATATAATGCATTAAAAATATGTTCTTTAGCAGAAATATATGGAGTAGAATGTATGATAGGTTGTATGTTGGAAGCAAAAGTAAGTGTAACTGCTGCTGTACATTTAGCTTGTGCTAAAAACATTATAACTAAAATTGATTTAGATGGACCAGTTTTATGCAAAGAGGACCCAGTAAAGGGAGGAGCATTGTTTGAAGAATATATGATAACTCTTACAGATGATCCAGGGTTAGGTATCAAATCTATAGAAAATGTTAAATATATATAA
- a CDS encoding DUF3870 domain-containing protein, with product MYNDNTTYVVGNSKTNTDNAITNRFNSFFIGFVVDVDTDTIVDLSCSSTIRTTDEFVKTLLIGKSLKVFDPNLEKEVKRRYHGSSQRAIIVAYKDAIKKYNEIKIRYH from the coding sequence ATGTATAATGACAATACAACCTATGTAGTTGGTAATTCAAAAACTAACACAGACAATGCTATTACTAATAGGTTTAATTCTTTCTTTATAGGATTTGTAGTAGATGTAGACACAGATACAATAGTGGATTTAAGTTGTTCATCTACCATAAGGACTACAGATGAATTTGTAAAAACACTTTTAATAGGAAAGAGTTTAAAAGTGTTTGATCCTAATTTAGAAAAAGAAGTAAAGAGAAGATATCATGGTTCATCTCAAAGAGCTATTATAGTTGCTTATAAAGATGCAATAAAGAAATACAATGAAATAAAAATAAGATATCATTAA
- a CDS encoding DUF819 domain-containing protein yields MITKGFTYVAFLLFFASMLVLAEKKSKSNFFNYVPAIVVLYFTAMLLSTFGVWQNNKEITAVYKGLKDNLLPAMIFLMLLRCDMRKIIKLGPKMLIGFFSASISIAIGFIVTYAIFKRFYEADTWKAFAALAGSWMGGTGNMVAVQGALNVPDSKLGYTLLMDSINYSIWVMFLLWLVSFAPKFNKWTKSDTKIIDEIGEKLSKDQEKMRKEIEFSDLIILLGLSLFVSAISQYFGGMLPQTVFFQGTTWTVLIATSIGIILAMTPVANIPGSSQLSNIMLYTIVALIASRANFAELTKAPIYIISGFSILGIHFLISILAAKVFKLDLFTCGVASLANIGGVASAPILAAAYSEALVPIGVLMALMGYIIGTGGGLLVGKILSIM; encoded by the coding sequence ATGATTACAAAAGGTTTTACTTATGTAGCGTTTCTTTTATTCTTTGCAAGTATGCTTGTCCTAGCAGAAAAGAAGTCTAAATCAAATTTTTTTAATTATGTTCCAGCAATTGTAGTATTATATTTTACTGCTATGTTACTTTCAACTTTTGGAGTATGGCAAAATAATAAAGAAATAACAGCAGTTTATAAGGGATTAAAAGATAATTTACTTCCTGCTATGATATTTTTAATGCTTTTAAGATGTGATATGAGAAAAATAATAAAATTAGGACCTAAGATGCTAATAGGATTCTTTTCTGCATCTATAAGCATAGCTATAGGTTTTATAGTAACCTATGCAATTTTCAAGAGATTTTATGAAGCAGATACTTGGAAAGCTTTTGCAGCTCTTGCTGGAAGTTGGATGGGGGGAACTGGTAATATGGTAGCGGTACAAGGGGCGCTTAATGTACCAGATTCAAAACTAGGATACACTTTGCTTATGGACTCTATAAATTATTCTATATGGGTAATGTTTTTATTATGGTTGGTTTCATTTGCACCTAAATTTAATAAATGGACAAAGTCTGATACCAAAATAATTGATGAAATAGGAGAAAAATTAAGTAAAGATCAAGAAAAAATGAGAAAAGAAATAGAGTTTTCAGATTTAATAATATTACTTGGATTAAGTTTGTTTGTTTCAGCTATATCTCAATATTTTGGAGGAATGCTTCCACAAACTGTATTTTTTCAAGGAACTACATGGACAGTTCTTATAGCTACTTCAATTGGAATAATACTTGCAATGACACCAGTTGCAAATATACCAGGATCTTCACAACTTTCAAATATTATGTTGTATACTATAGTGGCACTTATAGCATCAAGAGCCAATTTTGCAGAACTTACAAAGGCGCCAATTTATATAATTTCAGGATTCTCTATACTTGGAATACATTTTTTAATTTCAATATTGGCAGCAAAAGTATTTAAATTGGATCTATTTACCTGTGGTGTAGCTAGTCTTGCAAATATAGGAGGAGTTGCATCAGCTCCAATATTAGCTGCAGCATATAGTGAAGCATTAGTACCTATAGGAGTTTTAATGGCACTTATGGGATATATTATAGGAACAGGTGGAGGCCTCTTAGTAGGTAAGATACTTTCAATTATGTAA
- a CDS encoding aromatic acid exporter family protein, whose amino-acid sequence MMNIGYRTLKTAIGSALAIIIAKWFGLQYATAAGIITILSVGKTRKKSMKIMLKRIISTLLALLISLVLFNIFGFKEIVFGAFLLIFIPLAVKFNVEEGIVVSSVLVTHLLTEKSTSLFWIINEIALMLVGVIVALIVNLYMPNTEDKIKEYQMYIEEHMKEILLKMSFTMKDGKKCFVNNVLLEELENVLDKGRKLTYINLNNNIVQEDKYYVRYMNMRKNQVESIKYMLNHFKEDFSRYEQALIMANFIEKVANSIYENNTAENLLEDLDKLREDFRKMELPKTREEFEIRASLFQFLNDMEQFLRIKNDFKKTEIN is encoded by the coding sequence ATTATGAATATAGGATATAGGACTTTAAAAACAGCTATAGGATCAGCACTAGCTATAATTATTGCTAAATGGTTTGGACTTCAGTATGCCACAGCAGCAGGTATTATAACTATATTAAGTGTTGGTAAAACAAGAAAAAAGTCTATGAAAATAATGTTGAAAAGAATAATATCAACATTATTAGCACTTCTTATATCTTTAGTACTTTTTAATATATTTGGATTTAAAGAAATAGTTTTTGGTGCATTTTTATTGATTTTTATTCCATTAGCAGTAAAATTTAATGTGGAAGAAGGAATTGTTGTAAGCTCAGTTCTGGTAACACATCTTTTAACTGAAAAATCAACTAGCTTGTTTTGGATTATTAATGAAATAGCACTTATGTTAGTAGGGGTAATAGTAGCATTAATAGTAAACTTATATATGCCTAATACAGAAGATAAAATTAAAGAATATCAAATGTATATTGAAGAACATATGAAGGAGATATTATTAAAAATGTCTTTTACAATGAAAGATGGGAAAAAGTGTTTTGTAAATAATGTTTTATTAGAAGAGCTAGAAAATGTATTAGACAAAGGAAGAAAACTTACCTATATTAATTTAAATAATAATATTGTTCAGGAAGATAAGTACTATGTTAGATATATGAATATGAGAAAAAATCAAGTAGAAAGTATAAAATATATGTTAAATCATTTTAAAGAAGATTTTTCAAGATATGAACAAGCTCTTATTATGGCTAATTTCATTGAAAAGGTAGCAAATTCTATATATGAGAATAATACAGCAGAAAATTTACTAGAAGATTTAGATAAATTGAGAGAAGACTTTAGAAAAATGGAACTACCTAAAACTAGAGAAGAATTTGAAATAAGAGCATCTTTATTTCAGTTTTTAAATGATATGGAACAATTTTTGAGGATAAAAAATGATTTTAAGAAAACAGAAATAAATTGA